The Balearica regulorum gibbericeps isolate bBalReg1 chromosome 5, bBalReg1.pri, whole genome shotgun sequence genome window below encodes:
- the LOC142601878 gene encoding uncharacterized protein LOC142601878 has product MTSEISHYKTPPTQTLREPVPSPGRSSSRHRRDERPAPGGRASPSRRSAQSPPTAGAVPPAVRRSSAPAPGRRQAPDRGPGLIQAGFAPHSGAERASPAPRRTNFPARPRPAAAEGAGGVARWQARPRQSQGAAGGRASGRPAARYLSWAVAGAVPEPPHHGADRHLLLQQQLQNSRHSRLLLPPPPSTRTTRGGGGPAPAAGERATRGRAGPCPPPAGGGAAPGIPAGKAGGGGAGAGRARGRAPSPCQHAGHGAPAPARARLFLSCAVFASPAELGARPSGGGTRGLGRGKGQRRPPRLRARPPARSPAGAGRRPPRPPQWRRMAEDSPKRRKANFNEAETEVLIEQVLKHEQLLFAAGPGRASPGQKRKVWELIRHKVNPVAACPRDVEDLKKRWRDLKRRDRSKLCRLSQGCGPPGPAAPLGLLLAPEEMPPAAAPPGRRHHLHHHRAYGSLLPAEAVPIVGGIDTLELPGAVVGEMGFNDNPGPSHQSSLEKMNLKEEIVVKVVEPEESSEDMAVVPPSQEQLPFLGTSGGGSSGKVKAKTKGRSQADQNEITEEDLVQIQQTQLQVIQSGFDSVNHNLRLLQQGMQDLSNSLSIMAHTLVAIKNVYVKNNTGPTTYATASTQTTAGYLSPGSPQVSPAEDRGRAQVAGSSSRSSSCSSSSMSQEPGPSEFPRPPLRTIKKEHPNGCYYFCFADV; this is encoded by the exons ATGACCAGTGAAATATCCCACTACAAAACTCCGCCTACTCAAACCCTGCGAGAACCCGTTCCCAGCCCTGGAAGATCCTCCTCAAGGCACAGGCGGGACGAGCGACCAG CTCCCGGTGGCAGGGCCTCGCCTTCCCGCCGCTCTGCTCAGAGCCCGCCCACGGCGGGGGCGGTCCCGCCGGCTGTTAGACGGAGCTCGGCCCCAGCTCCCGGCCGCAGACAGGCCCCTGACCGGGGCCCGGGTTTGATCCAGGCGGGCTTTGCCCCTCACAGCGGCGCGGAGCGGGCGTCCCCAGCGCCGAGGCGGACAAACTTTCCCGCACGGCCCCGGCCCGCGGCGGcggagggagctgggggggtggCGCGGTGGCAGGCTCGGCCCCGCCAGAGCcagggggctgcgggagggaggGCGAGCGGGCGACCCGCCGCGCGTTACCTCAGCTGGGCGGTGGCCGGGGCCGTGCCGGAGCCACCGCACCACGGCGCTGAccgccacctcctcctgcagcagcagctccaaaaCAGCCGCCATtcccggctgctgctgccgccgccgccgagcaCGCGCACAAcccgcggcgggggcgggccaGCGCCGGCTGCGGGCGAGCGCGCCACGCGTGGCCGGGCGGGTCCGTGTCCTCCCCccgcggggggcggggcggcgccGGGGATTCCCGCCGGGaaggcgggcgggggcggggccggcgcgggccgggcccggggccgggcccccTCCCCATGTCAACACGCGGGGCACGGGGCGCCTGCGCCGGCCCGTGCGCGTCTTTTCCTCTCATGCGCGGTATTTGCTTCCCCAGCAGAGCTCGGGGCCCGGCCTAGCGGCGGCGGCACCCGCGGGCTGGGGCGGGGGAAGGGGCAGCGGCGACCCCCGCGGCTCCGCGCCCGCCCGCCGGCCCGCTCGCCCGCCGGCGCCGGGCGGaggccgccccggcccccccagtGGCGGAGGATGGCCGAGGACTCGCCGAAGCGGCGCAAGGCGAATTTCAACGAGGCGGAGACGGAGGTGCTGATCGAGCAGGTGCTGAAGCACGAGCAGCTGCTGTtcgcggcggggccgggccgcgcctCCCCGGGCCAGAAGCGGAAGGTGTGGGAGCTGATCCGGCACAAGGTGAACCCGGTGGCCGCCTGCCCCCGCGACGTGGAGGACCTGAAGAAGCGCTGGCGGGACCTGAAGCGCCGCGACCGCAGCAAGCTCTGCCGCCTCTCGCAGGGCTGCGggccgccgggccccgccgcccccctcgGCCTCCTCCTGGCCCCCGAGGAGatgccgcccgccgccgcgccgcccggccgccgccaccacctccaccaccaccGCGCCTACGGCTCCCTGCTGCCCGCCGAGGCCGTGCCTATCGTGGGCGGCATCGACACGCTGGAGCTGCCCGGCGCCGTCGTGGGGGAGATGG GGTTTAATGACAATCCTGGCCCATCTCATCAATCCAGTCTTGAGAAGATGAACCTCAAAGAAGAAATAGTAGTGAAGGTGGTAGAGCCAGAAGAAAGCTCTGAGGACATGGCAGTAGTTCCACCTAGCCAGGAGCAACTACCTTTTCTGGGGACATCAGGCGGTGGTTCCTCTGGGAAagtaaaagccaaaacaaaaggCAGGTCCCAGGCAGaccaaaatgaaataactgaagAGGACCTAGTACAGATTCAGCAGACCCAGCTGCAGGTGATCCAGTCTGGCTTTGACAGTGTCAACCACAATCTTCGGCTGCTGCAGCAAGGCATGCAAGATCTGAGTAACAGCCTCAGCATCATGGCACATACGCTTGTTGCTATCAAAAACGTCTATGTGAAAAACAACACTGGCCCAACCACGTATGCCACTGCCTCTACTCAGACCACAGCTGGATACCTGAGCCCGGGTTCCCCCCAGGTCTCCCCTGCTGAGGACAGAGGTAGAGCACAGGTggctggaagcagcagcagaagcagcagctgcagctccagctccatGTCACAAGAACCAGGTCCTTCTGAGTTTCCCAGGCCCCCCCTGAGAACCATTAAGAAAGAACATCCAAATGGCTGCTACTacttctgctttgcagatgtGTAA